ATGGGCGTCGGCCACCAGATGCGCCGCCGCATCATCCATGCGCTGTGCAACACGCGATCGGAACCCGCGCGGCGTCGTGCCGGCCGCGCTTCGCAGCATCGGCAGTTCCGCGACCAGTTCCGCCAGAATCGTTTCAAAGCGCGCCGCCGCCTGACCATAGGCCGCACGCACTTCGGCTGCGTCGCCGAAGGCTTCCACGATCAGGTCGATCGGTCCGTGATTCATGTGCAGCCGGCGGCCATCCGGCAGCCATGAGATCTGCGGACCGCTCATCGAAGTTGCCCTTCGCGCCGGAATTGCGCCAGCGGCGGCCACTGGTTGCCGCGCGGCGGCACCGCGAGCTGGCGGTCGTTGAAATATTCGCCGCCACGAGTCAGCACGTCCTCCACCGTGCGGATCGCGGAGACATGCCCGCCGAGCCGCTCATAATCGTCGCGGCGCAGCGTGAACTCGATCGGCGCGACGAGCGCGGGCGTCGGCACGTAGCCGAAGGCGTTGTCGGGCACGCGCGTCACGTCCACCATCAGCGTGATGCCGCCGCCCGGCCAGACATAGACCGGCGCACCGCCCACGGTCACATAGGTCCTGAGGCCCTGCACCGAGCGGGTGAGGTTGACCGGATTGTCGACCACGCCGGCGCGAAGGCTGCCGCCCGCGCCGCCGACGAAAAGAACGGTGCAGAGCGCCGGCTCGCAATTCTCCTCGATGAGTTGCACGGAGCGCCTCAGCCGTTCCGGAAAAGGCTTTTCGACCGGCTTCAGCGCCTCGTCCAGCTCGTAATAGGCGAACTGGTCGCCCGTCGTGGACACCATGAGCAGCGTCAGGCCGGGGCGCGCGCCCTTCTTCGCATTCCAGTCGCCGAGAATCCTGAGCGGATCGTCGATGTTCGTGCCGCCCCAGCCAAGGCCCGGATCGGCGACCTTGAAATACCGGCCGGGCGTGGAGCGTCGGCCGACGATCTTGATGCCCGTATTCTCCCAGCCGAGCACCTTTCCGGCCTGATGCTCGGAGACGACGCCGGTGATGTGGTCGTCAACCACCACCACATCGTCCACCAGCCCGCGCCATTGCGAGGCGAACATGCCGATCGTCGCCGAGCCGCAGCCAACGCGCATGCGGCTTTCCAGCTTGCCGTCGATGATCGGAGCCTTGCCCGCTTCGACCACGACGCTCGCGCCGCCATCGATGGTGAGCTCCACTGGCTTCCTGTTGCAGAGGTCGAGCAGCGTGTCGCAGGTGACGCGGCCCTCGGCCTTCGACCCGCCGGTGAGATGATGCACGCCGCCGAGCGACAGCATCTGCGATCCGTATTCGCCCGTGGTCACATGGCCGACCGCCTCGCCTCCGGCCCGCACCGTGGCCGCCTCGTCGCCGAGATGCCGGTCGGTGTCGATCTTTATCTTCACGCCGCAATAGGAGAAGATGCCCTCCGTCACCACCGTGACGAGATCGACGCCTTCCACCTCCTGGCTGACGATGAAGGGCGCCGGCTTGTAGTCGGGATAGGTCGTGCCAGCGCCGATGGCGCTGACGAAGGGTTTTTTGTTGACCAGCGACCCGTCCCACGGCGCTTCCGGCTCGAACGGCACCACCGCGCCATCCGTCTCCGCGACATGGTCGAGGATGCGCAGCGGCTCCATGCGCACGATGCGCCCGCCAATGTTGCCGTAGCGGTCGCAGGCGCCCGTTCGACCCTCGGCGATGTAGCACATGACCGGGCAGGCATCGCAGCGGAGCTTTTCCGCCACGATTTTCGCGCCCGGATCATGCGTGTCGAAGCGCTCCGCGAGGTCGTTCAACGCGCACCACCTTCCCCGATCGCCGTAAGCACCCGGT
The window above is part of the Rhizobiaceae bacterium genome. Proteins encoded here:
- a CDS encoding 6-hydroxynicotinate reductase, with product MNDLAERFDTHDPGAKIVAEKLRCDACPVMCYIAEGRTGACDRYGNIGGRIVRMEPLRILDHVAETDGAVVPFEPEAPWDGSLVNKKPFVSAIGAGTTYPDYKPAPFIVSQEVEGVDLVTVVTEGIFSYCGVKIKIDTDRHLGDEAATVRAGGEAVGHVTTGEYGSQMLSLGGVHHLTGGSKAEGRVTCDTLLDLCNRKPVELTIDGGASVVVEAGKAPIIDGKLESRMRVGCGSATIGMFASQWRGLVDDVVVVDDHITGVVSEHQAGKVLGWENTGIKIVGRRSTPGRYFKVADPGLGWGGTNIDDPLRILGDWNAKKGARPGLTLLMVSTTGDQFAYYELDEALKPVEKPFPERLRRSVQLIEENCEPALCTVLFVGGAGGSLRAGVVDNPVNLTRSVQGLRTYVTVGGAPVYVWPGGGITLMVDVTRVPDNAFGYVPTPALVAPIEFTLRRDDYERLGGHVSAIRTVEDVLTRGGEYFNDRQLAVPPRGNQWPPLAQFRREGQLR